A region of the Mangifera indica cultivar Alphonso chromosome 10, CATAS_Mindica_2.1, whole genome shotgun sequence genome:
GGTGACTGTTGTTTCAGAGCAGCCACAACTGCATGAGAAAGAGATGGGAAGTTAGCATCAAAACCAATTCAAGTGAGGATATAGGGTACATCACTAAACAGCATTATTTATGTAGCTACACATTTCATTACAGAGTGATTGATTGAAGGACGCAGTGTAATGCAGAAGTTCCGAAtaagatttacaattttggtGGGGCTAATGGGTGCAGTTCTTCCCCACATGAGTGTactcaacaaaatttgaagagTTTAGTAATCATCATTCACATGTTTCCACAAGTTGAAGTCAGTCCAAATTTTTGACAAGATGGTGGCTAATGCTAAGTCAATTTTTGTTCAGTAATTTCATCTTATTGTTGAttacattttttcttaatttgataaGATGGCTAATGCTAAGTCACCCCAGATGGACCTCCTCCTCCTCATCTGGGGTGAAgtcattttttatgttgaacaTCCTGCGAATCTCTTCAGGTGTCTTCCCCTTGATCATATGTGCAATGGTCTGGCAGGTAAGGTCTAGCAGCCCTTTGATGTTCAGGTAGTTAGCAGCctaaagaacaaaacaaatcaaacatataGGAATTGTCACAAAACCTCAAAgcattaaatcaaacaaaactgaAGCAGAACATAGCTGTGCCAATACCCATAAGTGACCTCAAACACACCCTAAAAACACCAAGAAAATTGTAGACACAATGTTATACAAGAAGGTGGAGTAATCAAGTCTGGCACAACGCAACTACATTTACAATGCAATACCATCTGCAAAATAATTTCTTCAACCTGATTCAACGGCAATGCAGGTTCTCTCCCCACTAAACTCCCAGGCCCCAAATGTCTTTTCagcatcaaatcaaaatttcaggCTCAAGCAGCTAAAGAAACAAAAGACCAACCACTAGTTCTCTTCATAAACACCAGAGAATCACATACGTAAAACAGTGTAACTGCAACTCCTGCGAACAACAACAAATTATCCAAAGGATATATTTCAGCtttcaaaagtttaatcaaACTATTGAATAAAACTCACTAAAAGCCCCCAtaacaacaaaaacatacaaCACACCAGAAGagtaatttaaaacatatatctaAATCACGAAAATTTTTCCATAAACGGCAATACAGAACACAAAAATTACTACGTTAAGTCAGggaacaaaaatcaagaaacccTAACTTGGAAGATGAACCTTAATCTCAAAAAAGATAAACAGATCGAGGGAATAAAGGGGTACTAACCAGAATGAGGTCAAAGAGAGTGGCCTGGTCGACCTTCACGAACTCAGCGTCCCAGTTCTTGAGGTCTTCCTCAGCAGCAGCGTTACTGTTGAGTTGGTGGTTAATCTTATTGTTGGCAGCTTCGGTGAGCCTGGACTCCACGTGCTTCTTGCTGTACTCGATAACCTTAGCGAGGATGCTGCTGGTGACATTAGGTAACGGGATGCCGTTATCAGCACAGTCATCTTCAATCATATGTTTGATCGTCTGAGACTCGAGAGCCACGGCCTCGTCGACCTGAAACGGCTCGCCGTCAGAGCTCCGGAGGATGATCTTCCTTGGTGACGACATGGTGTATGGTTTCGAAGTGAAGAGGCTTTCTCAACATTTTTGGCTTTTCAAAAGAGAAGCGAAGGGGGAGGAAAAAAGGGAGTTGGAAAAAAGGGAGTTGGACTAGGCGTAAAGCTCTCTTACTTTACAGAAATCGATCATTTCTGTCGATACATGATTGGTTGACTGtttcaagaaaatttatttataaatttaaataattttttttgtccccGATTCATTTGttggttaatatattttgaatttttagtaaaaataattacGTACAAAATCTCctgcctttctttttcaaatggATTTCTTTCCAATCCAAAACATTCCTGGTTATATGAAAATGATTTGTTGTCAATTCCCTTCCAAAtccttaatattataattatcattaaagTGACAGGTTTTTACAAAGCTATCAAAAATCTCTTAACATAACTCTTTTTAgatcaaaagacttattttcactcAGGATTAAGTGGAATCTCAAgtttctatttattaatttttaaaaatttaaaaatttatttttatattaaagtttaattttacggttaaaggtaaaaatatcatttagttaaaaacatttttaaaaattaaaaatttatcatatttttctttttttaatttaaaaatctaataatttttctcactcaaagtttaaaaaatgataatttctttCTTAAGGTTTTGAAACCACTTCTTTTTCCCTCCTATCCCTGGTCGTCTTCGTCAGAGAGATTGGAAGGAAGAGAGAAGTTGAGAGGGAAAGAATGTAGTTGGAGACAAcgaaattcattttttaatcattttttaatgtgtttatataaCAATAATCTCAAAATCAATAGGCATATTTTTTGTAGTCAAAAGATGAATGTTAGATGAAATTATCTTCTTTTGTAGTCAATAAATCATTGACATTgacaattattttgaaattttctaattattaaaatttaattgaaaaaattaactttcatttatttatttttttagatttttgtattttttttatgattatagttttatttaatttttttaatcatattttctGTCTAAAACAAACTCGGTTAAATAAATTGATGTTACAAGGGCAACATAGTAacttaatacaaatattttgattaaaaaaaattaaaaaagaacaaCACTTTCCAGATCTCATCTTAGCATTTTAAACACAATTGTATgatcattttacaaatttaaaatatataatgcaAATCCATGCAATTGAAATTCTAGAACCGTAACCATTGCCATAAACAGCCATAACCCATCACACCATTgctcattaattcaaaatttcataaaaacaaaagaaagcaaaagtttATATGACAAATAAGTCTTAGAAGTAGAAGCATGAGGAACGCTAACGCATCTAGCATGACTGACCATGGGAGAAGATGACCAGAGGTAGTTAACAGAAGATCTGAAaagattctttttgtttttttttttccaactttGTTATGTTGTGGTAGAggtttttattttgagtttatttgaattttaattaaggaGTACGTTTGTTGTTAATGATGAGATTTTCTCTGATGGATATTCTACAATCTGGAGAATAATCAACACATGGTGTCTGGAGATAGGGGAGACCGCGAGAGTAGACTGGTGGTGGGGATGAAGAAGTCACTCCAATAcagtaaaagaagaaaaaaacaatccAATACAACTCACCAAACAATAAATAAGAGATGATCAATTCTTCACCATTTAAGaagtaaaaatcaaatataagtaGGTCTAGCaatgaagttgaaataaatttttatatgttcaACTTTAAATTAAGGCcatttaccaaaaaataataaataaaaaaaactttgaattaaggttaaaggacttattcccacccaaagctTGTTGCATTCCCAAGTCAATACCCATTAAgtattgaaaacttaaacactcatcTATAAGtagttaaaactaacaaaacgAGTTGAGTTTCAGAggtaaaattatcttttcaagtgaaaatatactaaaaataatgacatgttatctatttcttgtataaattaaattttgaaatattacatttcCCCCTCTAAGggttctttctctttctcccttCCATTTTCTGGTGTCTTCACTAACCGGCTTGCCTCTCCCTCTCCTTGTCGACACCGAAAACCATAACAAAATGATCTTCGTCACTGAataaagatgaatcatcttcttctctttatCTAGAGATGAATACCACATCTTCGTCTAGAGATGAAGTCCATTTTGTTATGCTTTTGTAGAAGTTGATAAACatgaaaccaaaattttaacatgCGAGCTTTCAAATAGTTATAGCCAAAGATTGAATTTCAAACATGTAGGAATGCTAAGTTGATAAGTAAAGAACAAgcaataaaaccaaaaatcacATGATTCATGCAACAAGATTAGACATGACAATAAATCATGTCAGGTCCAAGACCCACATGATAGTGGGTCTTAGTGTCAGGCCAACCCACACATCTTGTTAAGCCTGTGGCATGGCCCTATATGGTGCTAGGCGGCTGGgccattaattatattaataaaaaaataaaatttaaaaaataattatttaaatttactaacataaatttctttccaaattaatataactatagATTGTAAATTGCAAGTCAATCTTtcaaataacattttgtttatattatcaaatgatataaaatcattttttattactaattgtcatatctaattaaaaaaaactctttattttattggtgaCGTCGTGATGGACTTGCTTTCTCTAACTATGTCTTCTTAGCTTACCCAACGCTTGAGCCGGGATAACTATTTTTCATACACTATTGCAACCATTGTGTTATTATCAATTAAcaacttagtttctattttgtttttataattttgttaattattagttttttaaaaaatattttaataatgaaaaaacttaatatgttttaaacaaaaaaggtGTTTAAACAATTAAGACAGTTTCacttttgtaaatttaattaactgTAAATGGATGTATTGCAAAGACTATAACAAATACATTGTTTCTCTTATAGTGTTTATATTGTACTCATTCCTGGTCAATCGAGTCTACAAAGAAAAGTCATCCCAATCGTTTGCACACATTTTCCGTTTAGAGCATAtgaagttttttaattattaaaatattctaaataaaaataataattaacaaaattagaaaaacaaaaaagaaattatattattaataaacattGAGGGAATGGTGTAAGTACCAGGtacaacaaaaattatgaaGGCCATGCGCACGAGTATATCAGTTTTTCTTGTTGGCATAGCGTACAATCAACAACTGTCTCAAATCTCATGCGTCAAAGTAAgccaagaaaatataattagagaaaataagttcAACGAGATATCACCGATAAAAaagaatttcttttaattagatatgacaattagtaataaaaaataattttatatcatttaaaaatataaataaaatttgatttgaagaatCGACTTATAATTTATGATCATTAGTTGTattaatctgaaaaaaaaatttatattagtaaattttaataataatttttttaattttatatttttaattaaaaaaccaaatacaaaaattgaataaagaaaatgtaaagacaaattgagattgaaatagaaatattgaatgaaaaaaatgtagaaaaggATTGAAAGAGAATGAAGAGAGAGACTGAAAAATTAGGTTAGATGTGTGTAATAAGAGAAATATCGATTACCAATATTTCTAGATATAGAAATATTGGATGTGTGCCAGCCCGACCCAGTACAAGACTATAGCACacccattaaaattaaaagaaaaagacaaaaaaattgcTGTGTCTAGACAGGATCACCATTTTATGATCTATTTCCAGTAAATCAAAATACTGCATATTAAAAGTTTCTAGATTGTGCAagtcaaaaaatcaaaaaccctGTCAGAATTAGAATCACTAGTTTCCATAATTGATTACCAAAGTCTCCGAACAGTAAAGGCAGTACCAAAAACAATAATTAGGAACTTCTAATTGAGATGCACGTGGTGACATGAGGAATCAGGAAAATTCCTCAAATCTAATGTGTCCTTCACTGAAACCACTGAACAGATTTAcatcttcaaaaaaataattggcATGCAACAGTAATCAGAAACTTAATGATCCTGACTGCAGCAATTAATAATTGGCCTCAGTTTTTCCAATTATGGAGAGAAAGAGTTTCttcagagagagaaaaaaatatctcaaGAATGAGTCCATATATTTCCACCAAGCCATGCGAAGGGTAATGAAAAATTAACTGAAACAGAGATATCACCGCTTCCTTCAATTGTCTTGGAAACGGTACCGGGATGTCAccgtttcatttctttttctgtcATTGCCTTTGTTGTCTATTCATCCCGTCCTAAGTCAagtatataaacttatttccAGCCTGCCATCTTTGAACAATATGTTATTCTTATGCAAGTGGCATTACTTTTATTCCACCAACCATGAAAATCTAAAGTAGGCCACGCGTTACAGAAAGTTGCCTAGGAACCTGTTGCTGTTAGATATCTAGCAGAAAATAGAATCAGATCAAGGGAAGTATTGCTTGAAAATAGCTGATGCAAACATAACACTCGCTATAACTGAGCCTAGAGTGGTCCATAACTCTCCCATAGTCAACATTTTGctctgtttctttttctttccgatataatttttttttcttctttagacTCTCAAGATGGAAAGGATTATATAGTCCTGTGAATTGCTGATCAAGTCATAAAGCCACCCACTATTGGCCTTCATGTGCTTCTGAG
Encoded here:
- the LOC123227616 gene encoding SKP1-like protein 1B: MSSPRKIILRSSDGEPFQVDEAVALESQTIKHMIEDDCADNGIPLPNVTSSILAKVIEYSKKHVESRLTEAANNKINHQLNSNAAAEEDLKNWDAEFVKVDQATLFDLILAANYLNIKGLLDLTCQTIAHMIKGKTPEEIRRMFNIKNDFTPDEEEEVHLG